The following proteins are co-located in the Silene latifolia isolate original U9 population chromosome 1, ASM4854445v1, whole genome shotgun sequence genome:
- the LOC141587781 gene encoding uncharacterized protein LOC141587781 — protein MANHEAIPISSIKETTPRTEWIKVRVIRMWLRKSDKNPSVVQGVELILADQNGDTIQATIKKNLVKIFLEVLNEGDTYKIRKFNTSSNRLGYDMATYHQCKIWFEYSTKVIPAPIPDIPHTVHTFYTFKDFAMGAMPDKLYVDVIGQLEHVYPIKLNGDGTKRMTIVLGNYDFPAAEGVQNLFGVPENATHHPAILASANIKSLDEIQTLTQGGSYVTMTTFVELATSGVSWFYNSCTECRAKVQMKDDGLWFQVKFIVTYEGSNLCEFIIWDDAMTELLGKTAQQILDEDDIFTLVPPPDFRPLIEKEFIVKIRVTKEFNIEQKSIFYGVICLSDDPTTISQWKNIHAASKEKSMSISSSSKDTNTDSMMEKLREMTEDELVREVEELTPQKVSRTASQNTRRHVREQNSITLRSSNVIFSPISSPPDAPIVTSAQLRAKTARDKRKTFSTKKRTGNVSHVFSQFSPPTTPLSSTTTGEICSPTDVVERLVRDLCAEYGESLNEVLPSITPNEETSYWEGYWDIGDPDYECEKCRAQMWFEERKQKSRGTRRPKFSLCCSDGKVVLPYLHEPPEILKSLLNGHHRLSKHFRENIRGYNSMFSFTSMGGKIDHSINQGRGPYTFRMGGQNVHRIGTLVPPAESSPKFCQLYIYDTEEEVYNRKTAISPNDPSRFNDDLIRLLKNMIDQYNPLAKLFRMVRDKLSIDKDSEVSIRLISRREKDGRTYNRPTVSEIAALIEGDIGPNMEKRDIIVKKSCGGLQRISELHPLYTPLQYPLLFPFGDNGYRLGIQHGEASIGVSTSEQPREETTCREWFAYRLQDRSPDIEFPTLLLSGKAFHQFLVDVYMMVESHRLNYIRFNQERLRVDNYKNLSNAVGRGDIEPSSAGARYIIPSSFPGGDKWKKVNYLDTMTICKWSGYPDLFITFTCNPKWPEIVRFVTKRGLRSEDCPDILCRVFKFKLDELIRDLKDRHIFGKSRAVVYTIEFQKRCLPHAHILLFLHREYKFPEAADVDKIISAEIPDPIKEPILHAAVCEYMLHGPCGKEKLSSPCMVGKIAKTLPKAVY, from the exons ATGGCAAATCATGAAGCAATTCCAATTTCAAGCATCAAGGAGACTACTCCAAGGACGGAATGGATCAAGGTCCGGGTAATTCGTATGTGGCTACGAAAATCTGACAAGAATCCATCTGTGGTACAAGGCGTAGAACTTATACTTGCTGACCAAAAT GGAGATACCATACAAGCAACAATCAAGAAGAATTTGGTGAAGATTTTCTTAGAAGTGCTCAATGAAGGTGACACGTATAAGATAAGAAAATTTAATACTTCGTCCAATAGACTCGGCTACGACATGGCAACATATCATCAATGCAAGATCTGGTTTGAGTACAGTACAAAGGTCATACCAGCACCAATTCCAGACATTCCTCATACTGTTCATACCTTCTACACATTCAAAGACTTTGCTATGGGTGCAATGCCGGATAAACTCTATGTTG ATGTTATTGGACAACTTGAACATGTTTACCCAATCAAACTAAACGGTGATGGAACAAAGAGAATGACAATCGTTCTAGGAAACTATGA TTTCCCAGCTGCTGAAGGGGTCCAAAATCTGTTTGGTGTTCCAGAGAATGCAACTCACCATCCAGCCATTCTCGCAAGTGCAAACATTAAGTCATTAGACGAAATTCAGACCTTGACTCAAGGAGGTTCATATGTGACAATGACTACATTTGTAGAATTGGCAACATCTGGTGTGAGTTGGTTCTACAATTCATGCACGGAATGTAGAGCTAAAGTTCAAATGAAGGATGACGGTTTATG GTTCCAAGTTAAATTCATTGTGACGTATGAAGGCAGCAACTTATGTGAATTTATCATTTGGGATGATGCTATGACGGAATTACTTGGAAAAACAGCCCAACAAATACTTGATGAAGATGAT ATTTTTACCCTTGTGCCACCACCAGATTTCAGACCTCTAATTGAGAAGGAATTTATTGTCAAAATCAGGGTTACAAAAGAGTTCAACATTGAGCAGAAATCAATTTTCTATGGTGTCATATGCTTATCTGATGATCCTACAACAATATCTCAGTGGAAAAACATCCATGCTGCATCAAAG GAAAAATCAATGTCAATTTCATCGTCGAGCAAGGATACCAACACTGACTCCATGATG GAAAAGTTGAGGGAGATGACTGAAGACGAACTTGTCAGGGAAGTTGAAGAGTTAACGCCACAGAAAG TTTCCCGAACCGCAAGTCAAAATACGAGAAGACATGTACGTGAACAAAACTCAATCACATTACGATCAAGTAATGTAATTTTTAGCCCTATCTCATCACCTCCCGATGCTCCCATTGTAACGTCTGCTCAGTTACGGGCGAAGACGGCGAGAGATAAAAGGAAAACGTTTTCAACTAAAAAACGTACTGGTAATGTTAGTCATGTCTTTTCTCAATTCAGTCCCCCAACTACACCGCTTAGCTCCACCACTACAG GAGAAATATGTAGTCCAACAGACGTGGTTGAGCGATTAGTAAGAGATCTATGTGCTGAGTATGGTGAATCTTTAAATGAAGTTCTTCCTTCTATAACTCCAAATGAAGAAACCTCAT aTTGGGAAGGATATTGGGACATTGGAGATCCAGATTATGAATGTGAAAAATGTAGGGCGCAAATGTGGTTTGAGGAGAGAAAACAAAAAAGTCGTGGTACAAGACGTCCAAAATTTTCACTATGTTGTTCAGACGGCAAAGTTGTTCTCCCATACTTACATGAGCCACCTGAAATCCTTAAGTCTCTTTTGAATGGACATCATCGGTTAAGCAAGCATTTTAGAGAAAACATCAGAGGTTATAATTCCATGTTTTCCTTTACTTCCATGGGTGGTAAAATTGATCATTCCATCAATCAAGGTAGAGGTCCTTACACTTTTCGGATGGGAGGTCAAAACGTTCATCGAATAGGTACTTTAGTCCCGCCTGCAGAGTCAAGTCCTAAGTTCTGTCAATTGTATATATATGACACCGAAGAAGAAGTTTATAATCGTAAAACCGCCATCAG TCCCAACGATCCCTCAAGGTTTAACGATGATCTTATTCGGTTGTTAAAAAATATGATTGACCAATACAATCCTCTTGCTAAGCTGTTTAGGATGGTTAGGGATAAATTGTCTATAGATAAAGACAGTGAAGTGAGCATCAGACTTATTTCCAGAAGAGAAAAAGATGGAAGAACATATAATCGTCCAACGGTTTCGGAGATTGCGGCTTTGATTGAAGGGGATATCGGTCCAAATATGGAGAAAAGGGATATTATTGTTAAGAAGTCATGTGGTGGTTTGCAACGGATATCTGAGTTACACCCTCTATACACTCCACTCCAATATCCTTTGTTATTCCCATTCGGGGATAATGGGTATCGGTTGGGTATCCAACACGGTGAAGCTTCTATTGGGGTCAGCACAAGCGAGCAACCGCGTGAAGAAACAACGTGTCGGGAGTGGTTTGCCTATCGTCTACAAGACAGATCACCTGATATTGAATTTCCAACGTTGTTACTATCTGGAAAGGCATTTCACCAGTTTTTAGTTGATGTTTATATGATGGTTGAATCGCATAGGCTCAATTACATTCGTTTTAACCAAGAACGACTTCGGGTAGATAATTACAAGAACCTTTCAAATGCTGTTGGGAGAGGAGACATCGAGCCATCTTCTGCCGGTGCTCGGTATATTATCCCTTCGAGTTTCCCAGGTGGTGACAAGTGGAAGAAAGTGAATTATCTCGACACCATGACTATTTGCAAGTGGTCCGGTTACCCTGATTTATTCATTACATTCACGTGTAATCCCAAGTGGCCGGAAATAGTTCGATTCGTTACTAAAAGAGGCTTGAGATCGGAGGATTGTCCAGATATTTTATGTCGCGTCTTCAAATTTAAGCTCGATGAGTTGATAAGAGATTTAAAAGATCGACACATTTTTGGAAAATCTAGAGCAG TGGTATATACTATTGAATTTCAAAAACGTTGCCTGCCCCATGCGCATATACTATTGTTCCTACATCGAGAGTACAAGTTCCCTGAAGCTGCAGATGTCGACAAAATAATTTCTGCCGAGATTCCTGATCCGATTAAGGAGCCTATCTTACATGCTGCTGTTTGTGAGTACATGCTCCATGGCCCGTGTGGTAAAGAAAAGTTATCATCACCGTGTATGGTCGGGAAAATCGCCAAAACATTACCCAAAGCCGTGTACTGA